The DNA sequence AAGGTCACAACCAGAGAAGAGACCAAGAAACCGCCCCTTCGTCATTCCCGTGAAAACGGGAATCCAGAGCGGCAGGATCGGCGTAAACCATTGGTATTACTGGATTCCCGATTTCTCGGGAATGACGGGGATGGGGTGGGCTTGTTGTGAAAAATCCTGTCTGTTGCGCGGAAGTGGGGGTTTTGGAAGGCCCCTCCACGGGAAATTCCCTGTGTTTTTTGATGCGCCGCCAGTTTCCCATGGTCAAAGGGCATGTTGCGGTCTAGTCTGAAATAAAAGTGGAGCAAGAGCAAGATAAAGAGCAAGAGCAAGAAAAAACCGGGATGACGGGGAGAGCGGTAGTTGCGCATGCGTGGAACAATGGAACGCAGCCCGGTTAGACGCGTTTGCCCCATGCAAAGAAGCCGCCGGGTTGCATCCGGACGCGCGGGACTGGATACTATCCGCTCGTTCAACCGAAGCATGTGAAGGAGCAACCCATGGCCGGACATCTTTCCAGACGGGCATTTCTCGCGGGCGCGGCGGGCGCGGGCGCGCTGGCCTCCACAACGGGCGGCGCCGCCCCCGCCGCCGCCGCCGCGAAAACCTACCAGAACGGGGCGAGCCCCTGGCCGCTGGTGCTGAACGCGAGCACGGTCCGGCCGGCGCCGCTGTCGAAGAAAATCTCCGCGGCGGCGGATGCGGGCTGGGACGGGATAGAGCTGTGGATTGACGACTTGGAGAAGCACGAGGCGGAGGGCGGCGACCTGAAGGCGCTGGCCGCGGAAATCCGCGACCGGGGCCTGTACGTGCCGAACATCATCGGCCTGTGGGGCTGCATGCCGTCCACGCGGGAGGAGTGGGAGGCGTCGCTGCCGGCCACGCGCGAGCGGATGCGCCGCTCGGCGGCGGTGGGCTCGGAGTTTGTGGCGGCGATACCCGCGCCGGACCGGGCGGACTTTGACCTGAAATGGGGCACGGACCGCTACCGTGACCTGATGAAAATCGGGCGCGAGGACTACGGCATCAAGGTGGCGGTCGAGTTTGTGGGGTTCATGAAGGGCGTGCACCGGCTGGGGCAGGCCTGCGCCATTGCTTTGGACACGGACGACCCGGCGGCGTGCATCGTGGCGGACACGTTCCACCTGTTCCGGGGCGGCTCGGGCTACAACGGGCTGCGCCATCTGCAGGGGGAGATTTTCGCGAACTTCCACTGGAACGACGTGCCGGGGGACGTGCCCCGCGAGGAGCAGGGCGACGAGCACCGGCTCTATCCCGGCGACGGCGTGCTGCCCCTGGGCCAGGTCCTGCGCGACCTGAAGGCCATCGGCTACACGCGCTGCCTGTCCCTGGAGATTTTCAAGCGCGAGTACTGGGAGATGGACCCGGACGAGGTGGCGCGCACGGGCCTGCGGAAGATGCTGGACTGCGTGGCCGCGGCGGGGGTCGCCTGACGGGCGCGCGCACGAAACCCTAACACAATCCCCGCGCGTTCCTTGCCAAAAAACAACACGGGGGACACGCGGCGGCGTTACAATCCTGCGGATATAAAAACAGGCCGCAAGGCCCCGCAAGGAGCGCGTTTCCCTGCAGAAGAGCCATGTGCTGGTGGTCGAGGACGACGAGGACATCCTCGAGCTGGTGTCGTACAACCTGAAAAAGGAGGGGTACGCCGTCACCCGCGCCATGACCGGCGAGGAGGCCCTGAAGCGGGTCGGGGAGGCGGTGCCCGACCTGGTGGTGCTGGACCTGATGCTTCCGGAGATTGACGGGCTGGAGGTGTGCCGCCGCCTGAAGCGCGACATGGAGACCACGCGGGTGCCCGTCGTGATGCTCACGGCGAAGGGGGAGGAGTCGGACATCGTGGCGGGGCTGGAGCTGGGCGCGGACGACTACATCACCAAGCCCTTCAGCCCGCGGGTGCTGCTGGCGCGGGTGCGCGCCGCCCTGCGGCGCAAGGAGCGCGGCGACGCGGACCCGGACGCGGTGCTGCACCTGCACGACGTGCTGATCCATCCGGGCCGCCACGAGGTCACCGTGGCCGGAAAACCCGTGGAGCTGACCTACACCGAGTTCGCCGTGCTGCACCTGCTGGCGCGGCGGCCCGGCTGGGTCTTCACCCGCTACCAGATAGTGGACGCCATCCGGGGCGAGCACTACGCCGTGACGGAGCGGGCGGTGGACGTGCAGATAGCGGGGCTGCGTAAAAAACTGGGCCATGCCGGGGACTACATCAGGACAGTCCGCGGCGTGGGCTACAAGTTCAGCGAGTAGGCCGTGGCGGGCGGGTTCACCATCGGCCGGTACGTCTTCGTCTCCTACCTTCTGGTGATCCTCGCCGCGCTGCTGTTCATCACCGGGCTCACGTCGAACACCGTGGGGCGGCTGTACTCGGAGCACATCCTGAAGAGCCTCGAGGCGCAGGCGGGCCTCGCGCGCGAGATGCTCCTGGCCGAGCCGGAACTGGCCGAAGACCCCGACGGCGCCCGGGCGCTCTGCGACCGCATCCACCGGGCCACGGGGACGCGGGTAAGCCTGGTGCTCCCGTCGGGCGCCGTGATCGCGGACACGGACCGCCCCGCCGAAACACTGGACAACCACGCGGACCGCGGGGAAATCCGGGACGCCCTCGCCCTGGGCGGCGGCAAGTCGGAACGGTTCAGCGCCACCCTCCGCCAGAACATGATCTACAAGGCGCTGGCCGTGCCCGGCCCGCCGGAGGCGCCCCGCGCCGTGGTCCGGCTCGCCATGCCGGTGACGGAGGCGCGCGCGGCGCTGGGCCGGGTCCGCCTGATCGTGCTGGCCGCGGGCGGGCTGGCCTCACTGCTCGCGGTGGCGGTGAGCATGGCCGTGTCCCGGTTCATCAGCCGGCCCCTGAACGAGATGAAGGCGGGCATGCAGCGCTACGCCCGGGGCGACTTTTCAAGCCCCATCCGCCTGGCGCGCCCCGTGGAAATCGCCTCGCTCTGCGAGGCCATGAACGGCATGGCCGAGCAGCTTGACGACCGCATCCGCACCATCATCAAGGACCGCAACCAGCAGGAGGCCGTGCTGTCGAGCATGGTCGAGGGTGTCATCGCCGTGGACAACCAGGGGCGGATTGTCAGCCACAACGACGCGGCGGTGCGCCTGACGGGCATCCCCTTCGGCGCGGCGCCCGGCGCGCTGCTGCGGGACGTGGCCTCGGGCACCCCGCTGCACCAGTTCGTGGCGCAGATTCTGGACAGCGCCAGGCCGCGCGAGAGCGAGTTCGGCAGCCTCAGCCAGGGCGGGCGCATCCTGCAGGTCCACGGCAGCGTGCTGCGCGACGCGCGGGGCCAGGGGATGGGCGCCGTGGTCGTGCTCAACGACGTGACCCGGCTGCGGCGGCTCGAGCAGGTGCGGCGCGACTTCGTCGCCAACGTGTCACACGAGCTGCGCACGCCGATCACGTCCATCAAGGGGTTTGTGGAGACCCTGCTCGACGGCGCCCTGGACGACCCGGCGGACGCGCGGCACTTTCTGGAGATTGTGGCGAAGCAGTCCGACCGGCTCAACGCCATCCTGGGCGACCTGCTGACCCTGTCGCGCATCGAAGAGGGCGAAGAGAAGGCCAGCATCGAACTGGAGGTGGCGCCCGTGCGCGACACCCTCGAGAACGCGGTGCAGCTCTGCGCGAAGAAGGCCGCCGCCAAGGAGATTGAGCTCGTGCTGGACTGCGGCGCGGAGACGCGCGCCCGCATCAACCCCTCCCTGCTGGAGCAGGCCGTGTCGAACCTGATAGACAACGCGGTGAAATACAGCCCCTCCGGGAGCCGGGTGCTGGTGGCCGCGGCGGCGGGCCGGGACGGGGTGGCCGTCCGGGTGGAGGACCGGGGCTGCGGCATCGCGGCGGAGCACGTGCCCCGGCTCTTCGAGCGCTTCTACCGGGTGGACAAGGCGCGCAGCCGGAGCCTCGGCGGCACGGGCCTGGGGCTGGCCATCGTGAAGCACGTGGTCACGGCGCACGGGGGCCGGGTCTCCGTCGAGAGCGTCCCCGGCGCGGGCAGCACCTTCTCCATCCACCTCCCGCCGCCCTGAGCCCCTATGCGGCGTCCTCCCCGAAGAGGGCGTCCACAAACTGCCGCGCGTCGAAGGGCTGGAGGTCCTCCGCGCTCTCGCCCACACCGATGAGCAGGATGGGGATGCCCAGTTGTTTCTGGATGGCCACGGCCATGCCGCCCCGCGCGGTGCCGTCCAGTTTGGTCAGGACAATCCCGTCCACCGTGAGGGCCTCGGTGAAGATTTTCGCCTGCTGCAGGCCGTTCTGCCCGGTGGTGGCGTCGAGCACCAGCAGCACCTGGTGCGGGGCGCCCTCCAGCCGCTTCCCGATGACCCGCTGTATCTTCTTCAGCTCCTCCATCAGGTTCGCCTTGGTGTGGAGCCGGCCGGCGGTGTCAATGAGCACGTTGTCCATGCCGCGCGCCACGGCGGCCTCGGTGGCGGCGTAGGCCACGGCGGCGGGGTCGCTGCCCTCGGCCTGCCGCACAAATTCGGCGCCCGTGCGCTCCGCCCAGATGCCCAACTGCTCGGCCGCCGCCGCGCGGAAGGTGTCCGCCGCGCCC is a window from the Candidatus Hydrogenedentota bacterium genome containing:
- a CDS encoding sugar phosphate isomerase/epimerase codes for the protein MAGHLSRRAFLAGAAGAGALASTTGGAAPAAAAAKTYQNGASPWPLVLNASTVRPAPLSKKISAAADAGWDGIELWIDDLEKHEAEGGDLKALAAEIRDRGLYVPNIIGLWGCMPSTREEWEASLPATRERMRRSAAVGSEFVAAIPAPDRADFDLKWGTDRYRDLMKIGREDYGIKVAVEFVGFMKGVHRLGQACAIALDTDDPAACIVADTFHLFRGGSGYNGLRHLQGEIFANFHWNDVPGDVPREEQGDEHRLYPGDGVLPLGQVLRDLKAIGYTRCLSLEIFKREYWEMDPDEVARTGLRKMLDCVAAAGVA
- a CDS encoding response regulator transcription factor — encoded protein: MQKSHVLVVEDDEDILELVSYNLKKEGYAVTRAMTGEEALKRVGEAVPDLVVLDLMLPEIDGLEVCRRLKRDMETTRVPVVMLTAKGEESDIVAGLELGADDYITKPFSPRVLLARVRAALRRKERGDADPDAVLHLHDVLIHPGRHEVTVAGKPVELTYTEFAVLHLLARRPGWVFTRYQIVDAIRGEHYAVTERAVDVQIAGLRKKLGHAGDYIRTVRGVGYKFSE
- a CDS encoding HAMP domain-containing protein, with the protein product MAGGFTIGRYVFVSYLLVILAALLFITGLTSNTVGRLYSEHILKSLEAQAGLAREMLLAEPELAEDPDGARALCDRIHRATGTRVSLVLPSGAVIADTDRPAETLDNHADRGEIRDALALGGGKSERFSATLRQNMIYKALAVPGPPEAPRAVVRLAMPVTEARAALGRVRLIVLAAGGLASLLAVAVSMAVSRFISRPLNEMKAGMQRYARGDFSSPIRLARPVEIASLCEAMNGMAEQLDDRIRTIIKDRNQQEAVLSSMVEGVIAVDNQGRIVSHNDAAVRLTGIPFGAAPGALLRDVASGTPLHQFVAQILDSARPRESEFGSLSQGGRILQVHGSVLRDARGQGMGAVVVLNDVTRLRRLEQVRRDFVANVSHELRTPITSIKGFVETLLDGALDDPADARHFLEIVAKQSDRLNAILGDLLTLSRIEEGEEKASIELEVAPVRDTLENAVQLCAKKAAAKEIELVLDCGAETRARINPSLLEQAVSNLIDNAVKYSPSGSRVLVAAAAGRDGVAVRVEDRGCGIAAEHVPRLFERFYRVDKARSRSLGGTGLGLAIVKHVVTAHGGRVSVESVPGAGSTFSIHLPPP
- the ftsY gene encoding signal recognition particle-docking protein FtsY, which gives rise to MSAGGFFAKLREKLGKTRSNLVGGVRRIFTGRDRIDEDVYGELEEILIEADVGVETTGQIIADMRAASRERGLKTPDELYAVLKEEMVRLLDNGGKAAVWRAEGGPHVTLIAGVNGSGKTTTAGKLAQKLREEGRSVLLGAADTFRAAAAEQLGIWAERTGAEFVRQAEGSDPAAVAYAATEAAVARGMDNVLIDTAGRLHTKANLMEELKKIQRVIGKRLEGAPHQVLLVLDATTGQNGLQQAKIFTEALTVDGIVLTKLDGTARGGMAVAIQKQLGIPILLIGVGESAEDLQPFDARQFVDALFGEDAA